In Neofelis nebulosa isolate mNeoNeb1 chromosome 10, mNeoNeb1.pri, whole genome shotgun sequence, one DNA window encodes the following:
- the SF1 gene encoding splicing factor 1 isoform X11, which yields MATGANATPLDFPSKKRKRSRWNQDTMEQKTVIPGMPTVIPPGLTREQERAYIVQLQIEDLTRKLRTGDLGIPPNPEDRSPSPEPIYNSEGKRLNTREFRTRKKLEEERHNLITEMVALNPDFKPPADYKPPATRVSDKVMIPQDEYPEINFVGLLIGPRGNTLKNIEKECNAKIMIRGKGSVKEGKVGRKDGQMLPGEDEPLHALVTANTMENVKKAVEQIRNILKQGIETPEDQNDLRKMQLRELARLNGTLREDDNRILRPWQSSETRSITNTTVCTKCGGAGHIASDCKFQRPGDPQSAQDKARMDKEYLSLMAELGEAPVPASVGSTSGPATTPLASAPRPAAPANNPPPPSLMSTTQSRPPWMNSGPSESRPYHGMHGGGPGGPGGGPHSFPHPLPSLTGGHGGHPMQHNPNGPPPPWMQPPPPPMNQGPHPPGHHGPPPMDQYLGSTPVGSGVYRLHQGKGMMPPPPMGMMPPPPPPPSGQPPPPPSGPLPPWQQQQQQPPPPPPPSSSMASSTPLPWQQRSLPAAAMARAMRVRTFRAHW from the exons ATGGCGACCGGAGCGAACGCCACGCCGCTGG ACTTCCCAAGTAAGAAGCGGAAGAGGAGCCGATGGAACCAAGATACGATGGAACAGAAGACGGTGATTCCAGGAATGCCTACGGTTATCCCCCCTGGACTTACTCGGGAACAAGAAAGAGCTTATATAG TGCAACTGCAGATAGAAGACCTGACTCGTAAACTGCGCACAGGAGACCTGGGCATCCCCCCTAACCCTGAGGACAG GTCCCCTTCCCCTGAGCCCATCTACAATAGCGAGGGGAAGCGGCTTAACACGCGCGAGTTCCGCACCCGCAAAAAGCTTGAAGAGGAGCGGCACAACCTCATCACGGAGATGGTTGCCCTCAACCCTGATTTCAAGCCGCCTGCAGATTACAA gcCTCCAGCAACACGGGTGAGCGATAAAGTAATGATTCCACAAGATGAGTACCCAGAAATCAACTTCGTGGGGCTGCTGATTGGGCCCAG AGGGAACACCTTGAAGAACATAGAGAAGGAATGTAACGCCAAAATTATGATTCGGGGAAAAGGGTCTGTCAAAGAAGGGAAGGTCGGGCGCAAAGATGGCCAGATGTTGCCTGGAGAAGATGAACCACTTCATGCCCTGGTTACCGCCAACACCATGGAGAATGTGAAGAAAGCTGTGGAACAG ATAAGAAACATCCTGAAGCAGGGTATTGAGACCCCTGAGGACCAGAATGATCTACGGAAGATGCAGCTTCGGGAGTTGGCCCGTTTGAACGGGACCCTTCGAGAAGATGATAACAG GATCTTAAGACCTTGGCAGAGCTCAGAGACCCGCAGCATTACCAATACCACAGTGTGTACCAAGTGTGGAGGGGCTGGCCATATTGCTTCCGATTGTAAATTCCAAAG GCCTGGTGACCCCCAGTCAGCTCAGGATAAAGCACGGATGGATAAAGAGTATTTGTCCCTCATGGCTGAGCTGGGCGAAGCCCCTGTGCCAGCGTCCGTGGGCTCCACCTCTGGGCCTGCCACCACGCCCCTGGCCAGTGCGCCTCGGCCTGCTGCTCCCGCCAACAACCCACCTCCCCCG TCTCTCATGTCCACCACCCAGAGCCGCCCACCCTGGATGAATTCGGGCCCTTCAGAGAGTCGGCCCTACCACGGCATGCACGGAGGTGGTCCTGGTGGGCCCGGAGGTGGCCCCCACAGCTTCCCACACCCGTTACCCAGCCTGACAGGTGGGCACGGTGGACATCCCATGCAGCACAACCCTAACGGACCCCCACCCCCTTGGATGCAGCCGCCACCACCACCGATGAACCAGGGCCCCCACCCACCTGGGCATCATGGCCCTCCTCCAATGG ATCAGTACCTGGGAAGTACGCCTGTGGGCTCTGGGGTCTATCGCCTGCATCAAGGAAAAG GTATGATGCCACCGCCGCCTATGGGCATgatgccgccgccgccgccgcctcccagtgggcagcccccgccccctccctctggccctcttcccccatggcagcagcagcagcagcagcctccgCCACCCCCTCCGCCCAGCAGCAGTATGGCTTCCAGTACCCCCTTGCCATGGCAGCAAA GATCCCTCCCCGCGGCGGCGATGGCCCGAGCCATGAGAGTGAGGACTTTCCGCGCCCATTGGTGA
- the SF1 gene encoding splicing factor 1 isoform X6 — MATGANATPLDFPSKKRKRSRWNQDTMEQKTVIPGMPTVIPPGLTREQERAYIVQLQIEDLTRKLRTGDLGIPPNPEDRSPSPEPIYNSEGKRLNTREFRTRKKLEEERHNLITEMVALNPDFKPPADYKPPATRVSDKVMIPQDEYPEINFVGLLIGPRGNTLKNIEKECNAKIMIRGKGSVKEGKVGRKDGQMLPGEDEPLHALVTANTMENVKKAVEQIRNILKQGIETPEDQNDLRKMQLRELARLNGTLREDDNRILRPWQSSETRSITNTTVCTKCGGAGHIASDCKFQRPGDPQSAQDKARMDKEYLSLMAELGEAPVPASVGSTSGPATTPLASAPRPAAPANNPPPPSRPPWMNSGPSESRPYHGMHGGGPGGPGGGPHSFPHPLPSLTGGHGGHPMQHNPNGPPPPWMQPPPPPMNQGPHPPGHHGPPPMDQYLGSTPVGSGVYRLHQGKGMMPPPPMGMMPPPPPPPSGQPPPPPSGPLPPWQQQQQQPPPPPPPSSSMASSTPLPWQQNTTTTTTSAGTGSIPPWQQQQAAAAASPGAPQMQGNPTMVPLPPGVQPPLPPGAPPPPPPPPPGSAGMMYAPPPPPPPPMDPSNFVTMMGMGVAGMPPFGMPPAPPPPPPQN, encoded by the exons ATGGCGACCGGAGCGAACGCCACGCCGCTGG ACTTCCCAAGTAAGAAGCGGAAGAGGAGCCGATGGAACCAAGATACGATGGAACAGAAGACGGTGATTCCAGGAATGCCTACGGTTATCCCCCCTGGACTTACTCGGGAACAAGAAAGAGCTTATATAG TGCAACTGCAGATAGAAGACCTGACTCGTAAACTGCGCACAGGAGACCTGGGCATCCCCCCTAACCCTGAGGACAG GTCCCCTTCCCCTGAGCCCATCTACAATAGCGAGGGGAAGCGGCTTAACACGCGCGAGTTCCGCACCCGCAAAAAGCTTGAAGAGGAGCGGCACAACCTCATCACGGAGATGGTTGCCCTCAACCCTGATTTCAAGCCGCCTGCAGATTACAA gcCTCCAGCAACACGGGTGAGCGATAAAGTAATGATTCCACAAGATGAGTACCCAGAAATCAACTTCGTGGGGCTGCTGATTGGGCCCAG AGGGAACACCTTGAAGAACATAGAGAAGGAATGTAACGCCAAAATTATGATTCGGGGAAAAGGGTCTGTCAAAGAAGGGAAGGTCGGGCGCAAAGATGGCCAGATGTTGCCTGGAGAAGATGAACCACTTCATGCCCTGGTTACCGCCAACACCATGGAGAATGTGAAGAAAGCTGTGGAACAG ATAAGAAACATCCTGAAGCAGGGTATTGAGACCCCTGAGGACCAGAATGATCTACGGAAGATGCAGCTTCGGGAGTTGGCCCGTTTGAACGGGACCCTTCGAGAAGATGATAACAG GATCTTAAGACCTTGGCAGAGCTCAGAGACCCGCAGCATTACCAATACCACAGTGTGTACCAAGTGTGGAGGGGCTGGCCATATTGCTTCCGATTGTAAATTCCAAAG GCCTGGTGACCCCCAGTCAGCTCAGGATAAAGCACGGATGGATAAAGAGTATTTGTCCCTCATGGCTGAGCTGGGCGAAGCCCCTGTGCCAGCGTCCGTGGGCTCCACCTCTGGGCCTGCCACCACGCCCCTGGCCAGTGCGCCTCGGCCTGCTGCTCCCGCCAACAACCCACCTCCCCCG AGCCGCCCACCCTGGATGAATTCGGGCCCTTCAGAGAGTCGGCCCTACCACGGCATGCACGGAGGTGGTCCTGGTGGGCCCGGAGGTGGCCCCCACAGCTTCCCACACCCGTTACCCAGCCTGACAGGTGGGCACGGTGGACATCCCATGCAGCACAACCCTAACGGACCCCCACCCCCTTGGATGCAGCCGCCACCACCACCGATGAACCAGGGCCCCCACCCACCTGGGCATCATGGCCCTCCTCCAATGG ATCAGTACCTGGGAAGTACGCCTGTGGGCTCTGGGGTCTATCGCCTGCATCAAGGAAAAG GTATGATGCCACCGCCGCCTATGGGCATgatgccgccgccgccgccgcctcccagtgggcagcccccgccccctccctctggccctcttcccccatggcagcagcagcagcagcagcctccgCCACCCCCTCCGCCCAGCAGCAGTATGGCTTCCAGTACCCCCTTGCCATGGCAGCAAA ATACGACGACTACCACCACGAGCGCTGGCACAGGGTCCATCCCGCCATGGCAACAGCAGCAGGCGGCTGCCGCAGCTTCTCCAGGAGCCCCTCAGATGCAAGGCAACCCCACTATGGTGCCCCTGCCCCCCGGGGTCCAGCCGCCTCTGCCGCCCggggcccctccccctccgccgcctccgccgcctgGTTCCGCCGGCATGATGtatgccccgccccctcctcctccgcctcccaTGGACCCTTCTAACTTTGTCACCATGATGGGCATGGGGGTGGCGGGCATGCCGCCCTTCGGGATGCCTCCAGCTCCCCCACCGCCTCCACCACAGAACTAG
- the SF1 gene encoding splicing factor 1 isoform X4 gives MATGANATPLDFPSKKRKRSRWNQDTMEQKTVIPGMPTVIPPGLTREQERAYIVQLQIEDLTRKLRTGDLGIPPNPEDRSPSPEPIYNSEGKRLNTREFRTRKKLEEERHNLITEMVALNPDFKPPADYKPPATRVSDKVMIPQDEYPEINFVGLLIGPRGNTLKNIEKECNAKIMIRGKGSVKEGKVGRKDGQMLPGEDEPLHALVTANTMENVKKAVEQIRNILKQGIETPEDQNDLRKMQLRELARLNGTLREDDNRILRPWQSSETRSITNTTVCTKCGGAGHIASDCKFQRPGDPQSAQDKARMDKEYLSLMAELGEAPVPASVGSTSGPATTPLASAPRPAAPANNPPPPSLMSTTQSRPPWMNSGPSESRPYHGMHGGGPGGPGGGPHSFPHPLPSLTGGHGGHPMQHNPNGPPPPWMQPPPPPMNQGPHPPGHHGPPPMDQYLGSTPVGSGVYRLHQGKGMMPPPPMGMMPPPPPPPSGQPPPPPSGPLPPWQQQQQQPPPPPPPSSSMASSTPLPWQQNTTTTTTSAGTGSIPPWQQQQAAAAASPGAPQMQGNPTMVPLPPGVQPPLPPGAPPPPPPPPPGSAGMMYAPPPPPPPPMDPSNFVTMMGMGVAGMPPFGMPPAPPPPPPQN, from the exons ATGGCGACCGGAGCGAACGCCACGCCGCTGG ACTTCCCAAGTAAGAAGCGGAAGAGGAGCCGATGGAACCAAGATACGATGGAACAGAAGACGGTGATTCCAGGAATGCCTACGGTTATCCCCCCTGGACTTACTCGGGAACAAGAAAGAGCTTATATAG TGCAACTGCAGATAGAAGACCTGACTCGTAAACTGCGCACAGGAGACCTGGGCATCCCCCCTAACCCTGAGGACAG GTCCCCTTCCCCTGAGCCCATCTACAATAGCGAGGGGAAGCGGCTTAACACGCGCGAGTTCCGCACCCGCAAAAAGCTTGAAGAGGAGCGGCACAACCTCATCACGGAGATGGTTGCCCTCAACCCTGATTTCAAGCCGCCTGCAGATTACAA gcCTCCAGCAACACGGGTGAGCGATAAAGTAATGATTCCACAAGATGAGTACCCAGAAATCAACTTCGTGGGGCTGCTGATTGGGCCCAG AGGGAACACCTTGAAGAACATAGAGAAGGAATGTAACGCCAAAATTATGATTCGGGGAAAAGGGTCTGTCAAAGAAGGGAAGGTCGGGCGCAAAGATGGCCAGATGTTGCCTGGAGAAGATGAACCACTTCATGCCCTGGTTACCGCCAACACCATGGAGAATGTGAAGAAAGCTGTGGAACAG ATAAGAAACATCCTGAAGCAGGGTATTGAGACCCCTGAGGACCAGAATGATCTACGGAAGATGCAGCTTCGGGAGTTGGCCCGTTTGAACGGGACCCTTCGAGAAGATGATAACAG GATCTTAAGACCTTGGCAGAGCTCAGAGACCCGCAGCATTACCAATACCACAGTGTGTACCAAGTGTGGAGGGGCTGGCCATATTGCTTCCGATTGTAAATTCCAAAG GCCTGGTGACCCCCAGTCAGCTCAGGATAAAGCACGGATGGATAAAGAGTATTTGTCCCTCATGGCTGAGCTGGGCGAAGCCCCTGTGCCAGCGTCCGTGGGCTCCACCTCTGGGCCTGCCACCACGCCCCTGGCCAGTGCGCCTCGGCCTGCTGCTCCCGCCAACAACCCACCTCCCCCG TCTCTCATGTCCACCACCCAGAGCCGCCCACCCTGGATGAATTCGGGCCCTTCAGAGAGTCGGCCCTACCACGGCATGCACGGAGGTGGTCCTGGTGGGCCCGGAGGTGGCCCCCACAGCTTCCCACACCCGTTACCCAGCCTGACAGGTGGGCACGGTGGACATCCCATGCAGCACAACCCTAACGGACCCCCACCCCCTTGGATGCAGCCGCCACCACCACCGATGAACCAGGGCCCCCACCCACCTGGGCATCATGGCCCTCCTCCAATGG ATCAGTACCTGGGAAGTACGCCTGTGGGCTCTGGGGTCTATCGCCTGCATCAAGGAAAAG GTATGATGCCACCGCCGCCTATGGGCATgatgccgccgccgccgccgcctcccagtgggcagcccccgccccctccctctggccctcttcccccatggcagcagcagcagcagcagcctccgCCACCCCCTCCGCCCAGCAGCAGTATGGCTTCCAGTACCCCCTTGCCATGGCAGCAAA ATACGACGACTACCACCACGAGCGCTGGCACAGGGTCCATCCCGCCATGGCAACAGCAGCAGGCGGCTGCCGCAGCTTCTCCAGGAGCCCCTCAGATGCAAGGCAACCCCACTATGGTGCCCCTGCCCCCCGGGGTCCAGCCGCCTCTGCCGCCCggggcccctccccctccgccgcctccgccgcctgGTTCCGCCGGCATGATGtatgccccgccccctcctcctccgcctcccaTGGACCCTTCTAACTTTGTCACCATGATGGGCATGGGGGTGGCGGGCATGCCGCCCTTCGGGATGCCTCCAGCTCCCCCACCGCCTCCACCACAGAACTAG
- the SF1 gene encoding splicing factor 1 isoform X1 produces MATGANATPLGKLGPPGLPPLSGPKGGFEPGPPPAPGPGAGLLVPGAPPPPPVGSVGALTAAFPFAALPPPPPPPPPPPQQPPPPPPSPGSSYPPPQPPPPPPLYQRVSPPQLPPPQPPRQDQQPGPAGGGGDFPSKKRKRSRWNQDTMEQKTVIPGMPTVIPPGLTREQERAYIVQLQIEDLTRKLRTGDLGIPPNPEDRSPSPEPIYNSEGKRLNTREFRTRKKLEEERHNLITEMVALNPDFKPPADYKPPATRVSDKVMIPQDEYPEINFVGLLIGPRGNTLKNIEKECNAKIMIRGKGSVKEGKVGRKDGQMLPGEDEPLHALVTANTMENVKKAVEQIRNILKQGIETPEDQNDLRKMQLRELARLNGTLREDDNRILRPWQSSETRSITNTTVCTKCGGAGHIASDCKFQRPGDPQSAQDKARMDKEYLSLMAELGEAPVPASVGSTSGPATTPLASAPRPAAPANNPPPPSLMSTTQSRPPWMNSGPSESRPYHGMHGGGPGGPGGGPHSFPHPLPSLTGGHGGHPMQHNPNGPPPPWMQPPPPPMNQGPHPPGHHGPPPMDQYLGSTPVGSGVYRLHQGKGMMPPPPMGMMPPPPPPPSGQPPPPPSGPLPPWQQQQQQPPPPPPPSSSMASSTPLPWQQNTTTTTTSAGTGSIPPWQQQQAAAAASPGAPQMQGNPTMVPLPPGVQPPLPPGAPPPPPPPPPGSAGMMYAPPPPPPPPMDPSNFVTMMGMGVAGMPPFGMPPAPPPPPPQN; encoded by the exons ATGGCGACCGGAGCGAACGCCACGCCGCTGGGTAAGCTGGGCCCCCCCGGCCTCCCCCCCCTTTCCGGGCCCAAAGGGGGCTTCGAGCCGGGGCCACCGCCTGCTCCCGGGCCTGGGGCGGGGCTGCTGGTGCCCGgggcgccgccgcccccgcccgtGGGCTCGGTGGGGGCCCTGACCGCGGCCTTCCCCTTCGCggcgctgccgccgccgccaccgccgccgcccccgcctccccagcagccgccgccgccgccgccctcccCAGGCTCCTCGTACCCGCCGCCGCAGCCTCCCCCTCCGCCGCCGCTCTACCAGCGCGTGTCGCCGCCGCAGCTGCCGCCACCCCAGCCGCCGCGTCAGGACCAGCAGCCGGGCCCGGCCGGCGGCGGAGGAG ACTTCCCAAGTAAGAAGCGGAAGAGGAGCCGATGGAACCAAGATACGATGGAACAGAAGACGGTGATTCCAGGAATGCCTACGGTTATCCCCCCTGGACTTACTCGGGAACAAGAAAGAGCTTATATAG TGCAACTGCAGATAGAAGACCTGACTCGTAAACTGCGCACAGGAGACCTGGGCATCCCCCCTAACCCTGAGGACAG GTCCCCTTCCCCTGAGCCCATCTACAATAGCGAGGGGAAGCGGCTTAACACGCGCGAGTTCCGCACCCGCAAAAAGCTTGAAGAGGAGCGGCACAACCTCATCACGGAGATGGTTGCCCTCAACCCTGATTTCAAGCCGCCTGCAGATTACAA gcCTCCAGCAACACGGGTGAGCGATAAAGTAATGATTCCACAAGATGAGTACCCAGAAATCAACTTCGTGGGGCTGCTGATTGGGCCCAG AGGGAACACCTTGAAGAACATAGAGAAGGAATGTAACGCCAAAATTATGATTCGGGGAAAAGGGTCTGTCAAAGAAGGGAAGGTCGGGCGCAAAGATGGCCAGATGTTGCCTGGAGAAGATGAACCACTTCATGCCCTGGTTACCGCCAACACCATGGAGAATGTGAAGAAAGCTGTGGAACAG ATAAGAAACATCCTGAAGCAGGGTATTGAGACCCCTGAGGACCAGAATGATCTACGGAAGATGCAGCTTCGGGAGTTGGCCCGTTTGAACGGGACCCTTCGAGAAGATGATAACAG GATCTTAAGACCTTGGCAGAGCTCAGAGACCCGCAGCATTACCAATACCACAGTGTGTACCAAGTGTGGAGGGGCTGGCCATATTGCTTCCGATTGTAAATTCCAAAG GCCTGGTGACCCCCAGTCAGCTCAGGATAAAGCACGGATGGATAAAGAGTATTTGTCCCTCATGGCTGAGCTGGGCGAAGCCCCTGTGCCAGCGTCCGTGGGCTCCACCTCTGGGCCTGCCACCACGCCCCTGGCCAGTGCGCCTCGGCCTGCTGCTCCCGCCAACAACCCACCTCCCCCG TCTCTCATGTCCACCACCCAGAGCCGCCCACCCTGGATGAATTCGGGCCCTTCAGAGAGTCGGCCCTACCACGGCATGCACGGAGGTGGTCCTGGTGGGCCCGGAGGTGGCCCCCACAGCTTCCCACACCCGTTACCCAGCCTGACAGGTGGGCACGGTGGACATCCCATGCAGCACAACCCTAACGGACCCCCACCCCCTTGGATGCAGCCGCCACCACCACCGATGAACCAGGGCCCCCACCCACCTGGGCATCATGGCCCTCCTCCAATGG ATCAGTACCTGGGAAGTACGCCTGTGGGCTCTGGGGTCTATCGCCTGCATCAAGGAAAAG GTATGATGCCACCGCCGCCTATGGGCATgatgccgccgccgccgccgcctcccagtgggcagcccccgccccctccctctggccctcttcccccatggcagcagcagcagcagcagcctccgCCACCCCCTCCGCCCAGCAGCAGTATGGCTTCCAGTACCCCCTTGCCATGGCAGCAAA ATACGACGACTACCACCACGAGCGCTGGCACAGGGTCCATCCCGCCATGGCAACAGCAGCAGGCGGCTGCCGCAGCTTCTCCAGGAGCCCCTCAGATGCAAGGCAACCCCACTATGGTGCCCCTGCCCCCCGGGGTCCAGCCGCCTCTGCCGCCCggggcccctccccctccgccgcctccgccgcctgGTTCCGCCGGCATGATGtatgccccgccccctcctcctccgcctcccaTGGACCCTTCTAACTTTGTCACCATGATGGGCATGGGGGTGGCGGGCATGCCGCCCTTCGGGATGCCTCCAGCTCCCCCACCGCCTCCACCACAGAACTAG
- the SF1 gene encoding splicing factor 1 isoform X8, which produces MATGANATPLDFPSKKRKRSRWNQDTMEQKTVIPGMPTVIPPGLTREQERAYIVQLQIEDLTRKLRTGDLGIPPNPEDRSPSPEPIYNSEGKRLNTREFRTRKKLEEERHNLITEMVALNPDFKPPADYKPPATRVSDKVMIPQDEYPEINFVGLLIGPRGNTLKNIEKECNAKIMIRGKGSVKEGKVGRKDGQMLPGEDEPLHALVTANTMENVKKAVEQIRNILKQGIETPEDQNDLRKMQLRELARLNGTLREDDNRILRPWQSSETRSITNTTVCTKCGGAGHIASDCKFQRPGDPQSAQDKARMDKEYLSLMAELGEAPVPASVGSTSGPATTPLASAPRPAAPANNPPPPSLMSTTQSRPPWMNSGPSESRPYHGMHGGGPGGPGGGPHSFPHPLPSLTGGHGGHPMQHNPNGPPPPWMQPPPPPMNQGPHPPGHHGPPPMVPGKYACGLWGLSPASRKRYDATAAYGHDAAAAAASQWAAPAPSLWPSSPMAAAAAAASATPSAQQQYGFQYPLAMAAKYDDYHHERWHRVHPAMATAAGGCRSFSRSPSDARQPHYGAPAPRGPAASAARGPSPSAASAAWFRRHDVCPAPSSSASHGPF; this is translated from the exons ATGGCGACCGGAGCGAACGCCACGCCGCTGG ACTTCCCAAGTAAGAAGCGGAAGAGGAGCCGATGGAACCAAGATACGATGGAACAGAAGACGGTGATTCCAGGAATGCCTACGGTTATCCCCCCTGGACTTACTCGGGAACAAGAAAGAGCTTATATAG TGCAACTGCAGATAGAAGACCTGACTCGTAAACTGCGCACAGGAGACCTGGGCATCCCCCCTAACCCTGAGGACAG GTCCCCTTCCCCTGAGCCCATCTACAATAGCGAGGGGAAGCGGCTTAACACGCGCGAGTTCCGCACCCGCAAAAAGCTTGAAGAGGAGCGGCACAACCTCATCACGGAGATGGTTGCCCTCAACCCTGATTTCAAGCCGCCTGCAGATTACAA gcCTCCAGCAACACGGGTGAGCGATAAAGTAATGATTCCACAAGATGAGTACCCAGAAATCAACTTCGTGGGGCTGCTGATTGGGCCCAG AGGGAACACCTTGAAGAACATAGAGAAGGAATGTAACGCCAAAATTATGATTCGGGGAAAAGGGTCTGTCAAAGAAGGGAAGGTCGGGCGCAAAGATGGCCAGATGTTGCCTGGAGAAGATGAACCACTTCATGCCCTGGTTACCGCCAACACCATGGAGAATGTGAAGAAAGCTGTGGAACAG ATAAGAAACATCCTGAAGCAGGGTATTGAGACCCCTGAGGACCAGAATGATCTACGGAAGATGCAGCTTCGGGAGTTGGCCCGTTTGAACGGGACCCTTCGAGAAGATGATAACAG GATCTTAAGACCTTGGCAGAGCTCAGAGACCCGCAGCATTACCAATACCACAGTGTGTACCAAGTGTGGAGGGGCTGGCCATATTGCTTCCGATTGTAAATTCCAAAG GCCTGGTGACCCCCAGTCAGCTCAGGATAAAGCACGGATGGATAAAGAGTATTTGTCCCTCATGGCTGAGCTGGGCGAAGCCCCTGTGCCAGCGTCCGTGGGCTCCACCTCTGGGCCTGCCACCACGCCCCTGGCCAGTGCGCCTCGGCCTGCTGCTCCCGCCAACAACCCACCTCCCCCG TCTCTCATGTCCACCACCCAGAGCCGCCCACCCTGGATGAATTCGGGCCCTTCAGAGAGTCGGCCCTACCACGGCATGCACGGAGGTGGTCCTGGTGGGCCCGGAGGTGGCCCCCACAGCTTCCCACACCCGTTACCCAGCCTGACAGGTGGGCACGGTGGACATCCCATGCAGCACAACCCTAACGGACCCCCACCCCCTTGGATGCAGCCGCCACCACCACCGATGAACCAGGGCCCCCACCCACCTGGGCATCATGGCCCTCCTCCAATGG TACCTGGGAAGTACGCCTGTGGGCTCTGGGGTCTATCGCCTGCATCAAGGAAAAG GTATGATGCCACCGCCGCCTATGGGCATgatgccgccgccgccgccgcctcccagtgggcagcccccgccccctccctctggccctcttcccccatggcagcagcagcagcagcagcctccgCCACCCCCTCCGCCCAGCAGCAGTATGGCTTCCAGTACCCCCTTGCCATGGCAGCAAA ATACGACGACTACCACCACGAGCGCTGGCACAGGGTCCATCCCGCCATGGCAACAGCAGCAGGCGGCTGCCGCAGCTTCTCCAGGAGCCCCTCAGATGCAAGGCAACCCCACTATGGTGCCCCTGCCCCCCGGGGTCCAGCCGCCTCTGCCGCCCggggcccctccccctccgccgcctccgccgcctgGTTCCGCCGGCATGATGtatgccccgccccctcctcctccgcctcccaTGGACCCTTCTAA